A genomic stretch from Rubripirellula reticaptiva includes:
- a CDS encoding ATP-binding protein: MFPSLPRLTSLFNAAAVRELSTSAAQPKARMLRTNRGSLRSKLVLALAAMFLAILTVNEIVGHVVISPEFMVLERSSAIRDAHRVRAAIEGELEHFKDLNQHWATSLASANSADWNNTNLLWACIVDSDGTTLWLHGQEFDSDPTIAKLLQLVATSTSNKQSNDNSNDPSGILRTENSCLAFFSASPIPIANPDSLSTSPASRQLMVGRKFTANFLARIREQTQVNFSIQPPKQPNSSDSMVLWETADALMVEFPLPCVPIADISTAASSTSDASEAAPQPSSANIFIRLPHQIVSRADHTFSLARNLFILGSVSAILSLLLILQFLVVSPLNCVRDHFNSVGVDGATPSPLALDCDDEIGDLSRAFDAMIKRLNETQQQLSDASQASGRSEVAATVIHNVGNVLTNVNSLIDTATNRVGTLRVEPLQMLACQLQEPDGSPELMQATPKYLEGLAIKWKSDKDSLAEILATLNDNVKHIHDVIRDQQKYADHKIEYRTVDIASVLSDAIACCEARLNENLVRVAIIGDPNMTAIGDASLLLQTIINIISNATQAMTHSQPDSRTLTIKLTQNSDDLHIAISDSGCGMTPETLARVFDAHFTLREGGTGLGLHFCANTIKQLGGSIHATSDGMNQGSKFVIQLARPKTNSPHPSDTAATTHHRVPS; the protein is encoded by the coding sequence ATGTTTCCGAGCCTTCCACGACTGACGTCGCTCTTCAACGCAGCCGCGGTTCGCGAATTGAGTACCAGCGCGGCCCAACCGAAGGCTCGAATGCTGCGAACCAACCGAGGCTCGCTACGAAGCAAGTTGGTCCTTGCATTGGCTGCCATGTTTTTGGCGATACTAACGGTGAACGAAATCGTTGGGCACGTTGTGATCAGTCCCGAATTCATGGTGCTCGAAAGGTCGTCTGCGATTCGCGATGCCCACCGAGTCCGGGCCGCAATCGAAGGCGAACTCGAACACTTCAAGGATCTCAACCAACACTGGGCGACGAGTCTGGCAAGCGCGAATTCGGCAGATTGGAATAACACCAATCTGCTTTGGGCCTGCATCGTGGACAGTGACGGAACAACTCTGTGGTTGCACGGTCAAGAATTTGATTCAGACCCCACCATTGCCAAGCTTTTGCAACTCGTCGCAACGTCGACTTCGAACAAGCAGAGCAACGACAACAGCAACGATCCAAGTGGCATTCTAAGGACTGAAAACAGTTGCTTGGCATTCTTTTCCGCATCACCGATCCCCATCGCAAATCCAGACTCGCTATCCACTTCACCAGCCTCGCGTCAATTGATGGTCGGACGTAAGTTCACAGCTAACTTCCTGGCCCGGATTCGCGAACAAACCCAAGTCAACTTTTCAATACAACCACCCAAACAACCAAACTCTTCCGACTCGATGGTCCTTTGGGAAACAGCAGACGCATTGATGGTAGAGTTCCCCTTGCCTTGCGTGCCAATAGCCGACATATCGACGGCTGCTTCTAGCACATCCGATGCGTCAGAAGCGGCACCACAGCCAAGTTCGGCAAACATCTTCATTCGTCTGCCTCACCAAATTGTTTCTCGTGCCGATCATACTTTTTCTCTGGCACGAAACTTGTTCATCCTTGGTAGCGTCTCGGCAATTCTATCGTTGTTGCTGATCCTACAATTCCTCGTGGTCAGTCCACTGAATTGCGTTCGCGATCACTTTAACAGCGTGGGCGTCGACGGGGCCACTCCATCACCATTGGCACTCGACTGCGACGATGAAATCGGCGATCTTTCGCGAGCGTTCGATGCGATGATCAAGCGGCTTAATGAGACTCAGCAACAGCTTTCCGATGCCTCCCAAGCGTCCGGCCGCAGTGAAGTTGCCGCAACCGTGATCCACAACGTCGGCAACGTGCTGACCAATGTGAACAGCCTGATTGACACGGCAACCAATCGAGTTGGAACGCTGCGTGTCGAACCATTGCAAATGCTCGCGTGCCAATTGCAGGAACCAGACGGATCGCCTGAACTGATGCAAGCGACCCCAAAGTACCTTGAAGGGCTCGCGATAAAATGGAAGTCCGACAAAGACTCGTTGGCTGAAATACTGGCGACGCTGAATGACAACGTCAAACACATTCATGACGTCATTCGTGATCAGCAAAAATACGCCGATCACAAGATCGAATATCGGACGGTCGACATCGCCTCGGTTCTTAGTGACGCAATCGCGTGCTGCGAAGCAAGACTAAACGAAAACTTAGTACGCGTCGCAATCATCGGCGACCCCAATATGACCGCTATCGGCGACGCGTCACTTTTGCTGCAAACGATCATTAACATTATCAGCAATGCGACGCAGGCAATGACCCATTCGCAGCCCGATTCGCGAACACTGACGATCAAGTTGACTCAAAATTCAGACGATCTTCACATCGCGATTAGCGATTCCGGTTGCGGCATGACACCCGAGACTCTCGCCCGCGTCTTCGATGCACACTTCACCCTGCGTGAAGGTGGAACGGGCCTTGGACTGCACTTCTGTGCGAACACGATCAAGCAATTGGGCGGTTCGATCCATGCGACTAGCGACGGAATGAATCAAGGTTCGAAATTCGTCATCCAACTGGCTCGGCCAAAGACCAACTCGCCCCATCCAAGCGATACGGCCGCAACAACACACCACAGAGTGCCATCATGA
- a CDS encoding serine/threonine-protein kinase yields the protein MPDDSEKTEPQPADPLDQAFAAYLRSCDEGGIESREEFLAKYPELSSQLQELIDAADMIGSMTSAGPPKLGPSDSTPAITDGGAETIALHAPNAGESGEDPAATLPMAYRAEGDPGPTLPFDLGDYLLLEVIGRGGMGVVYLAKQTELDRLVAVKMIRSGMLAGEAEVKRFYTEAQAAARLHHPGIVSVHQFGRRAGHHFFSMEFVRGTDLQKKINGETLSVREAARYVRDVARAIQHAHEKGVLHRDLKPANVLINENDEVLVTDFGLAKHIDNESSITGSGDAIGTPHYMSPEQAGGQSDTAGPQSDVYALGAILFAALTGRPPIVADTVMQALVKVIHDPAPPVRSLRPDAPVDLETIVAKCLEKQQAKRYATAGELADELDAHLDGRPIQARPRSAAIKAWHWLEGVPLVGALTGRRVLHSSDQHRRFQAAMLLVLLLAPITAAGFATMWYQHKDKIPKNVRIAGGLEGGIYSTLSSALGARIDRQYGTFTEVVTSNGSLDNRRRLMNYQIDLAPMQASVINGDDLCVVAPLFYEVLYVLARRDSNVATMADLAGHRIAVGPEGSGSRTTADLVFDSLELDDQAVRREVLAWNDLATTEKNTDASADVAMICIGRGSPIVTGLLAGGKWRLVPVTEGVQIALQHPTLRPMSIDAADHPGIELPPGGIPTVGTTAFLAARDDTPGELVTAMLEALYENPAPCIGLIPRRRAAEWQGLAFHPAARKYYREAVPNLSQ from the coding sequence ATGCCGGACGATTCGGAAAAGACTGAACCGCAACCCGCCGATCCGCTCGATCAAGCTTTCGCCGCTTACCTGCGAAGTTGCGACGAGGGCGGTATCGAGAGCCGTGAAGAATTCTTAGCAAAGTACCCGGAACTTTCGAGCCAGTTACAAGAACTGATCGATGCCGCAGACATGATCGGAAGCATGACGTCGGCCGGACCACCGAAACTCGGCCCGTCGGATTCAACGCCCGCCATCACCGATGGCGGCGCCGAAACAATTGCGTTGCACGCCCCCAATGCTGGCGAATCCGGCGAAGATCCGGCAGCCACGTTGCCGATGGCCTATCGTGCCGAAGGCGACCCCGGCCCAACCCTGCCTTTTGATCTGGGCGACTATTTGCTGTTGGAAGTGATCGGCCGAGGCGGCATGGGCGTCGTCTACTTGGCCAAGCAAACCGAACTGGATCGTTTGGTCGCGGTAAAGATGATTCGCAGTGGGATGTTGGCGGGTGAAGCAGAAGTAAAACGTTTCTATACCGAAGCTCAAGCCGCGGCGCGACTGCATCACCCCGGCATTGTCTCAGTCCACCAGTTTGGCCGCCGCGCCGGTCACCATTTCTTTTCGATGGAATTTGTCCGCGGCACCGACTTGCAAAAAAAGATCAACGGTGAAACCCTGTCCGTCCGCGAGGCAGCCCGATACGTTCGCGATGTTGCCCGCGCCATCCAACACGCGCATGAAAAAGGCGTCCTACACCGCGACCTGAAACCTGCCAACGTTCTAATCAACGAAAACGACGAAGTGCTAGTCACCGACTTTGGGCTGGCTAAACACATCGATAACGAAAGCAGTATTACGGGCAGTGGCGACGCGATCGGGACTCCTCACTACATGTCGCCCGAACAGGCCGGCGGGCAAAGCGATACGGCTGGTCCCCAGAGCGACGTTTATGCGCTTGGTGCGATTCTGTTTGCAGCCCTGACCGGACGTCCGCCAATTGTCGCCGACACAGTCATGCAAGCACTGGTAAAAGTGATCCACGACCCCGCTCCGCCGGTGCGATCGCTGCGCCCCGATGCGCCGGTCGACTTGGAAACGATCGTCGCCAAATGCTTGGAAAAACAGCAAGCAAAACGCTACGCAACCGCTGGTGAATTGGCCGACGAACTCGACGCGCACCTGGACGGACGTCCCATCCAGGCACGCCCGCGTTCTGCGGCAATCAAGGCTTGGCATTGGCTCGAAGGTGTCCCGCTGGTTGGTGCTCTGACCGGACGCCGAGTGCTGCATTCCTCCGATCAACACCGACGTTTTCAAGCAGCGATGTTATTGGTGCTCTTGTTGGCACCAATTACGGCTGCGGGATTCGCCACGATGTGGTACCAGCACAAGGACAAGATTCCCAAGAACGTACGCATCGCCGGCGGTCTCGAAGGCGGTATCTACAGCACCCTATCATCGGCACTGGGTGCCCGTATTGATCGCCAATACGGCACTTTCACCGAAGTGGTGACAAGCAACGGATCTTTGGACAATCGGCGCCGGCTGATGAATTACCAAATCGACCTCGCTCCGATGCAAGCGTCAGTCATCAATGGCGACGACCTTTGCGTGGTAGCGCCGCTTTTTTACGAAGTGCTTTATGTGCTGGCGAGGCGAGACTCGAATGTTGCCACAATGGCCGATTTGGCCGGACACCGCATCGCGGTGGGACCCGAAGGCAGTGGATCCCGAACAACCGCAGACTTGGTTTTCGACTCACTTGAACTTGACGATCAAGCCGTTCGACGTGAAGTCCTCGCTTGGAATGACCTTGCCACGACTGAGAAAAACACCGACGCGAGCGCCGATGTCGCAATGATCTGTATCGGTCGTGGCAGTCCAATCGTGACGGGCTTGCTGGCCGGCGGAAAGTGGCGATTGGTGCCCGTGACCGAGGGTGTCCAAATCGCGCTCCAACACCCGACGTTACGACCGATGTCGATCGACGCCGCCGATCATCCGGGGATTGAATTGCCACCTGGTGGAATTCCGACGGTCGGAACAACCGCGTTCCTGGCCGCTCGCGATGACACGCCCGGTGAACTGGTTACCGCGATGCTGGAAGCCTTGTATGAAAATCCCGCGCCTTGCATCGGCCTGATACCCCGCCGCCGGGCAGCCGAATGGCAGGGACTCGCTTTCCACCCGGCCGCGCGAAAGTACTATCGAGAAGCGGTTCCCAACCTTTCACAATAG
- a CDS encoding sigma-70 family RNA polymerase sigma factor: MSTTQLVVASKQGDNEAFGRLLEQYRGYLLMLSHRYLSEQLRRRVDPADIVQLTFLEAKRDLHAFRGETPAEFAGWLRGMLKNNVATAVTRHITTKKRSVKREVNLAPASPNQDSGAGWLGQLPGSTTSPSGVAIRSESVLALVEALHQLPESQAEAIRLRYMEGLALAEIVERMGKSDTAVAGLLKRGLQKLRTILSADDCPWF, from the coding sequence ATGTCAACGACTCAGCTCGTCGTCGCATCCAAACAGGGTGACAACGAAGCCTTTGGTCGCCTGCTGGAACAGTATCGCGGTTACCTGTTGATGCTGTCACACCGTTACTTGTCCGAACAACTGCGTCGCCGCGTCGATCCGGCCGACATTGTTCAGCTAACTTTTTTGGAAGCCAAACGGGATCTGCATGCATTCCGCGGCGAAACTCCGGCAGAATTCGCCGGGTGGCTTCGAGGGATGCTAAAAAACAACGTCGCGACTGCTGTGACGCGTCACATCACGACCAAGAAACGGTCAGTCAAACGCGAAGTCAATCTTGCGCCGGCTTCGCCCAATCAAGACTCGGGCGCCGGATGGTTGGGGCAACTTCCCGGCAGCACCACTAGCCCGAGCGGCGTTGCGATTCGCAGCGAATCCGTGTTAGCCCTTGTCGAGGCCCTTCACCAACTTCCCGAATCGCAAGCCGAAGCCATCCGATTGCGTTATATGGAGGGACTGGCGCTTGCTGAAATTGTCGAACGTATGGGAAAGTCAGACACCGCCGTGGCCGGACTGCTAAAGAGAGGACTGCAAAAGTTAAGAACGATCCTATCCGCGGACGATTGCCCATGGTTTTAG
- a CDS encoding TlpA family protein disulfide reductase translates to MLPRRSKRSEPTPLTSWIFAANAACVLGLAAVSGCGSSDSATSSTVPPESELALETAGAGQANSAAAAAVDASVDAPGVMELPADLVPSTSEPAPKSSGGFEMPDNATVPQAKTKSSDAFDAAVNYASWDEIRSQASSTGKITVVDLWSLSCEPCLKEFPELVKLAKSSGGSVQCIAVNLDFDGRKSRPPEHYADQVSTFLSSVGADGFPTYICTTPSDDVYAAADIDSIPTVMIFGADGNPVKVFVDAGETIGFTYEKDVLPLLAKLAG, encoded by the coding sequence ATGCTGCCCCGCCGATCGAAAAGATCTGAACCCACTCCACTGACAAGTTGGATTTTCGCCGCAAACGCAGCCTGTGTGTTGGGGCTGGCCGCTGTGTCTGGTTGCGGCAGTTCGGATTCGGCCACTTCGTCCACCGTTCCACCGGAATCAGAATTAGCTTTGGAAACGGCAGGTGCAGGCCAGGCCAATTCAGCCGCTGCGGCGGCGGTAGATGCCAGCGTTGACGCACCTGGCGTTATGGAATTGCCAGCGGACTTGGTGCCATCCACGTCTGAACCGGCACCGAAATCGAGCGGCGGTTTCGAAATGCCCGACAACGCTACGGTGCCTCAAGCGAAAACGAAGTCATCAGATGCTTTTGATGCGGCGGTAAACTACGCCAGTTGGGACGAGATCCGAAGCCAGGCCTCATCGACTGGAAAAATTACCGTCGTCGACCTCTGGTCGTTGTCGTGCGAACCGTGCCTGAAAGAGTTTCCAGAACTGGTCAAGCTGGCCAAATCCAGTGGCGGTTCGGTTCAGTGCATTGCTGTGAATCTGGACTTTGACGGTCGCAAGAGCCGCCCGCCAGAGCACTATGCAGACCAAGTGTCCACATTCTTGTCGTCCGTCGGCGCCGACGGTTTTCCGACGTACATCTGCACTACCCCAAGCGACGATGTTTATGCTGCAGCCGATATCGATTCGATCCCCACGGTCATGATCTTCGGCGCCGATGGCAATCCGGTCAAGGTTTTCGTTGATGCCGGAGAAACAATCGGTTTCACGTATGAAAAAGATGTGCTGCCACTGCTGGCGAAATTAGCTGGCTAA
- a CDS encoding glycosyltransferase produces MNDAKGAPIHVLLMISSMRGGGSEQQTLLLLRHLDRKRFTPHLYVLHRDGDLMSRIPADVNVHSFEDAPPRTGMYFPGRELRRQVRHLRSILKSQSIDVIYDRTFHMTMIAGPAAKAIGVPRVSTIVSPPEHALPLVESRFVELKRRRLAKAYRDSFRVVAVSRQAAESAHRYYGLTKQIIEVIPNPVDPYSLQESISAEPAIDDHNDNLSLVCVGRMTAEKGHRDLIDAMIMLDKTTRQLPKIWLRLIGDGPLRHDLEMRWNASPRTNVIEFMGRIDQPAKWIAAADALVLPSLFEGMPNVVLEAMSLGTPVIATRAGGTIELEHDEPTILWADPHSPDSLADAILEFAADPSSAKQRVVAASRMIQTRHNMATTAQRIEALLQQAVQAN; encoded by the coding sequence GTGAATGACGCCAAGGGTGCACCGATACATGTGCTGTTGATGATCAGCTCGATGCGGGGCGGCGGCAGTGAACAACAAACCCTCTTGCTGCTGCGTCACCTGGATCGAAAACGATTCACTCCGCATCTGTATGTCCTGCACCGAGACGGTGATCTGATGTCGCGAATTCCCGCGGACGTGAACGTCCATTCTTTTGAAGATGCGCCGCCGCGGACCGGAATGTACTTCCCCGGCCGCGAACTTCGTCGCCAAGTTCGGCATCTTCGATCGATACTGAAATCACAGTCGATCGACGTGATCTATGATCGCACTTTCCACATGACCATGATCGCGGGACCGGCGGCAAAAGCGATCGGGGTGCCACGCGTTTCGACAATTGTCAGCCCACCCGAACACGCCTTGCCATTGGTCGAATCACGTTTTGTTGAACTCAAACGCCGTAGACTCGCCAAAGCCTACCGAGACTCGTTCCGCGTCGTCGCGGTTAGCCGACAAGCCGCCGAATCGGCGCACCGGTACTATGGACTTACCAAGCAAATCATCGAAGTGATTCCAAATCCGGTCGATCCCTATTCGCTTCAGGAATCGATCTCCGCGGAGCCTGCGATCGACGACCACAACGACAACTTGTCACTCGTTTGCGTCGGACGAATGACCGCAGAAAAAGGTCACCGTGATTTAATCGACGCGATGATCATGCTGGATAAAACAACCCGCCAACTTCCCAAGATCTGGCTGCGGCTGATCGGCGACGGGCCGCTCCGACACGACTTGGAAATGCGCTGGAATGCGTCGCCTCGAACCAACGTCATCGAATTCATGGGCCGGATTGATCAACCAGCCAAGTGGATCGCCGCCGCCGATGCACTGGTACTGCCGTCACTCTTTGAGGGCATGCCCAACGTCGTTTTGGAAGCGATGTCATTGGGCACACCAGTGATTGCGACTCGCGCCGGCGGCACCATCGAATTGGAACACGACGAACCGACAATTCTGTGGGCCGACCCTCATTCGCCAGACTCGCTGGCAGATGCCATCCTCGAATTTGCGGCGGATCCATCATCAGCCAAGCAGCGTGTCGTCGCGGCATCACGGATGATTCAAACGCGTCACAACATGGCAACGACCGCCCAGCGGATCGAAGCGTTGTTGCAGCAAGCCGTGCAAGCAAATTGA